A DNA window from Bradyrhizobium sp. CCBAU 53421 contains the following coding sequences:
- a CDS encoding ATP-dependent helicase → MTEPSKLPPRGVPEHQPVAGGIAARARAAAGVPQYLNGLNPEQREAVETLDGPVLVLAGAGTGKTRVLTTRIAHILSQGRARPQEILSVTFTNKAAREMKLRLGQMLGQAVEGMPWLGTFHSIGGRILRIHAELVQLKSNFTVLDVDDQVRLLKQLLQAENIDDKRWPARMLAGLIDSWKNRGLSPSQVPAGEAASFGNGKGGKIYATYQERLKILNAADFGDLLLENIRLFRENPDVLRQYQNRFRFILVDEYQDTNVAQYLWLRLLSQAPSRPGLPISAIIPGATDAEPAKEDATAQPALAPPSAPPRNICCVGDDDQSIYGWRGAEVDNILRFEHDFPGAKVIRLERNYRSTGHILAAASHLIAHNEGRLGKTLRTEDVDGEKVTVTGSWDSEEEARAIGEELEELQRSGENLNDVAILVRASFQMREFEDRFVTLGLPYRVIGGPRFYERAEIRDALAYLRTINSPADDLAFERIVNVPKRGLGDATVQLLHDHARKRRIPLFEAARAVVETDELKPKARGSLRDLVMQFDRWRAQREVTSHTELAEIVLDESGYTEMWQKDRSADAAGRLDNLKELVRSMEEFENLQGFLEHISLVMDRDGEAGDEAVSLMTLHSAKGLEFDNVFLPGWEEGLFPSQRTLDEQGRAGLEEERRLAHVGLTRARRRAKIYFATNRRIHGTWSTTIPSRFLDELPAHNVEITESKGGSGWGGSGGYGASRFDNLESFGSSYSTPGWQRAQANRGRGGGGRSGSGFEERQSSFSSDSFTRTKRGPMVIEGELVAKSTGTTSEFSLDDRVFHQKFGYGHVVKIDGNKLTIAFEKAGEKKVVDSFVERA, encoded by the coding sequence ATGACCGAGCCAAGCAAATTGCCCCCTCGCGGCGTTCCCGAGCACCAGCCGGTGGCTGGCGGCATCGCCGCGCGTGCGCGGGCGGCGGCGGGCGTTCCGCAATATCTCAACGGCCTCAATCCGGAGCAGCGCGAGGCGGTCGAGACGCTCGACGGACCCGTGCTGGTGCTGGCCGGTGCCGGCACCGGCAAGACGCGCGTGCTGACCACGCGCATCGCCCATATCCTGAGCCAGGGCCGCGCGCGGCCGCAGGAAATCCTGTCGGTGACCTTCACCAACAAGGCGGCGCGCGAGATGAAGCTGCGGCTCGGCCAGATGCTGGGCCAGGCGGTCGAGGGCATGCCGTGGCTCGGCACCTTCCACTCGATCGGCGGCCGCATCCTGCGCATCCATGCCGAGCTGGTGCAGCTGAAATCCAACTTCACGGTGCTCGACGTCGACGACCAGGTGCGGCTCTTGAAGCAATTGCTGCAGGCCGAGAACATCGACGACAAGCGCTGGCCGGCGCGGATGCTGGCCGGCCTGATCGACAGCTGGAAGAACCGCGGGCTGTCGCCGTCGCAGGTGCCGGCGGGCGAGGCCGCCTCGTTCGGCAACGGCAAGGGCGGCAAGATCTACGCGACCTATCAGGAGCGGTTGAAGATCCTCAACGCCGCCGACTTCGGCGACCTCTTGCTCGAGAACATCAGGCTGTTCCGCGAGAATCCGGACGTGCTGCGGCAGTACCAGAACCGCTTCAGGTTCATCCTGGTCGACGAATATCAGGACACCAACGTCGCGCAGTATCTATGGCTGCGGCTGCTGTCGCAGGCACCGTCGCGGCCGGGTCTTCCGATCTCGGCAATCATTCCCGGAGCGACCGACGCTGAACCGGCGAAGGAAGACGCCACCGCCCAGCCGGCGCTGGCTCCGCCGTCCGCGCCGCCCCGAAACATCTGCTGCGTCGGCGACGACGACCAGTCGATCTATGGCTGGCGCGGCGCCGAGGTCGACAACATCCTGCGCTTCGAGCACGATTTCCCCGGTGCCAAGGTGATCCGCCTCGAGCGCAATTACCGCTCCACCGGCCACATCCTCGCCGCGGCCTCGCATCTGATCGCGCACAATGAGGGCCGGCTCGGCAAGACGCTGCGCACAGAGGATGTCGACGGCGAGAAGGTCACCGTCACCGGCTCCTGGGATTCGGAGGAGGAAGCGCGCGCGATCGGCGAGGAGCTCGAGGAGCTGCAGCGCTCGGGCGAAAACCTCAACGACGTCGCCATCCTGGTCCGCGCCTCGTTCCAGATGCGCGAGTTCGAGGACCGCTTCGTCACGCTCGGCCTGCCCTATCGCGTGATCGGCGGTCCCCGATTCTACGAGCGCGCCGAGATCCGCGATGCGCTGGCGTACTTGCGCACCATCAATTCGCCGGCCGACGATCTCGCCTTCGAGCGCATCGTCAACGTGCCGAAACGTGGCCTCGGCGATGCCACCGTGCAGCTGCTGCACGACCACGCCCGCAAGCGCCGCATTCCGCTGTTCGAGGCGGCGCGCGCCGTGGTCGAGACCGATGAGCTGAAGCCGAAGGCGCGCGGGTCGTTGCGCGATCTCGTCATGCAATTCGACCGTTGGCGCGCCCAGCGCGAAGTCACCTCGCATACCGAGCTCGCCGAAATCGTGCTCGACGAGAGCGGCTATACGGAGATGTGGCAGAAGGACCGCTCGGCCGATGCCGCGGGCCGGCTCGACAACCTCAAGGAGCTGGTGCGGTCGATGGAGGAATTCGAGAACCTGCAAGGGTTTCTCGAACATATCTCGCTGGTGATGGACCGCGACGGCGAGGCCGGCGATGAAGCGGTGTCGCTGATGACGCTGCATTCGGCCAAAGGCCTCGAATTCGACAACGTGTTCCTGCCGGGCTGGGAGGAAGGCCTGTTCCCGAGCCAGCGCACGCTCGACGAACAGGGCCGTGCCGGGCTCGAGGAGGAGCGCCGCCTCGCCCATGTCGGGCTGACCCGCGCCCGCCGCCGCGCCAAGATTTATTTCGCGACCAACCGCCGCATCCATGGCACCTGGTCGACCACGATCCCCTCGCGCTTCCTCGACGAGCTGCCGGCGCACAATGTCGAGATCACCGAATCCAAGGGCGGATCGGGCTGGGGCGGCAGCGGCGGCTATGGCGCCTCGCGCTTCGACAACCTCGAATCATTCGGCTCGAGCTATTCGACCCCCGGCTGGCAGCGCGCCCAGGCCAACCGCGGCCGCGGTGGCGGCGGGCGCAGCGGCAGCGGCTTCGAGGAGCGGCAATCCTCCTTTTCATCCGATAGCTTCACTCGCACCAAGCGCGGCCCGATGGTCATCGAGGGCGAGCTGGTGGCGAAGTCGACGGGCACGACGTCGGAATTTTCGCTGGACGACCGGGTGTTTCACCAGAAATTCGGCTACGGCCATGTGGTGAAGATCGACGGCAACAAGCTGACCATCGCCTTCGAAAAGGCCGGCGAGAAGAAGGTGGTCGACAGCTTTGTGGAACGGGCGTGA
- a CDS encoding DUF1328 domain-containing protein, whose protein sequence is MLSWVVTFLVIALIAGILGFGGIAGASIEIAKAIFFIAIILFLVSAVIGLARGRTRV, encoded by the coding sequence ATGTTGAGCTGGGTCGTCACATTCCTGGTCATCGCCCTGATCGCGGGCATTCTGGGCTTCGGCGGCATCGCCGGCGCCTCGATCGAAATCGCCAAGGCGATCTTCTTCATCGCCATCATCCTGTTCCTGGTGTCGGCGGTGATCGGATTGGCGCGCGGCCGCACGAGGGTCTAG
- a CDS encoding thioesterase family protein, with translation MPLPSAPFKSSVMQIEPQWIDYNGHLNMAYYNVMFDRAIDEMWLQLGIGPAYMKARHCSTFTAECHVRYLREVHLGDPVQVSVFLLGADEKRLHTFEELRHATEGWLSATSENLTLHIDMEARKVAPFPPDIRARAQAIVDCYTGVQRPEGIGRNVAMPSKK, from the coding sequence ATGCCGCTTCCATCAGCCCCGTTCAAATCATCGGTAATGCAGATCGAGCCGCAATGGATCGATTATAACGGCCATCTCAACATGGCCTACTACAATGTGATGTTCGACCGCGCCATCGACGAGATGTGGCTGCAGCTCGGCATCGGGCCGGCCTACATGAAGGCGCGGCACTGCTCGACCTTCACCGCCGAGTGTCACGTCCGGTACTTGCGGGAAGTTCACCTCGGCGATCCCGTGCAGGTCTCGGTTTTCCTGCTCGGTGCCGACGAGAAGCGGCTGCACACGTTCGAGGAGCTGCGCCACGCCACCGAGGGCTGGCTGTCCGCGACCTCGGAAAACCTCACGCTGCACATCGACATGGAGGCGCGCAAGGTTGCACCGTTTCCGCCCGACATCCGCGCCCGGGCGCAAGCGATCGTGGATTGCTACACGGGCGTACAGCGTCCCGAGGGCATCGGCCGCAACGTGGCGATGCCCTCGAAGAAATAG
- a CDS encoding FAD-binding oxidoreductase, with protein MISSNVTRPEPQALKRAIDALAARFGNRLVTSQAVREQHAHTTTWLPTQPPDAVVMAQETADIQDVVRICSANRVPVIAFGTGTSLEGQVNAPAGGVCIDLRDMNKVLEVHAEDLDCVIQPGVTRKALNEHLRDQGLFFPIDPGADASLGGMTSTRASGTNAVRYGTMRENVLALKVVRGDGEIITTGTRAKKSSAGYDLTHLFVGAEGTLGIISELTIRLRGIPDTIAAAACSFETVRGACQATILAIQTGIPVARIELLNAAQVKACNNYSKLSLPETPLLLLEFHGSEVEVAEQSKNFRDIAAECGGGDFTWTTKPEDRTKLWQARHDAYWSVKAIRPGDSIGVVATDVCVPISRLADCVTETEDDLKRLNLLSPIVGHVGDGNFHCSLVCDVNDKGEMARGEEFMHRLVERAQAMDGTCTGEHGIGQGKQKYLKAELGVEALDAMRALKQALDPQNIFNPGKIVPAV; from the coding sequence ATGATTTCGAGCAATGTGACGCGACCCGAGCCGCAGGCCCTGAAGCGCGCGATCGACGCGCTGGCGGCGCGGTTCGGCAATCGGCTCGTGACGTCGCAGGCGGTGCGCGAACAGCACGCCCATACCACCACCTGGCTGCCGACCCAGCCGCCGGACGCCGTGGTGATGGCGCAGGAGACGGCCGACATCCAGGACGTGGTGCGGATCTGCTCGGCAAACCGCGTGCCCGTCATCGCGTTCGGTACCGGAACCTCGCTCGAGGGCCAGGTCAACGCGCCCGCAGGCGGCGTCTGCATCGATCTGCGCGACATGAACAAGGTGCTCGAAGTGCATGCCGAGGACCTCGACTGCGTGATCCAGCCCGGCGTGACGCGGAAGGCGCTGAACGAGCATCTGCGCGACCAAGGCCTGTTCTTCCCGATCGATCCCGGCGCCGATGCCTCGCTCGGCGGCATGACCTCGACCCGCGCCTCCGGCACCAATGCCGTGCGCTACGGCACCATGCGCGAGAACGTGCTGGCGCTGAAGGTGGTGCGCGGCGATGGCGAGATCATCACGACCGGCACGCGCGCCAAGAAGTCGTCGGCCGGCTATGACCTGACGCATCTGTTCGTCGGCGCCGAAGGCACGCTCGGCATCATCTCCGAGCTGACCATCCGCCTGCGCGGCATCCCCGACACGATCGCGGCTGCCGCCTGTTCGTTCGAGACCGTGCGTGGCGCCTGCCAGGCCACCATCCTCGCGATCCAGACCGGCATTCCGGTTGCCCGGATCGAGCTGCTCAATGCCGCGCAGGTCAAGGCCTGCAACAATTATTCGAAGCTGTCGCTGCCGGAGACGCCGCTGCTGCTGCTTGAATTCCACGGCAGCGAGGTCGAGGTCGCCGAGCAGTCGAAGAATTTCCGCGACATCGCCGCCGAGTGCGGCGGCGGTGACTTCACCTGGACCACCAAGCCGGAGGACCGCACCAAGCTGTGGCAAGCCCGGCACGATGCCTACTGGTCGGTGAAGGCGATCCGTCCCGGCGATAGCATCGGCGTCGTCGCAACCGACGTCTGCGTGCCGATCTCGCGGCTTGCCGACTGCGTCACCGAGACCGAGGATGATCTGAAGCGGCTCAACCTGCTATCGCCGATCGTCGGCCATGTCGGCGACGGCAATTTCCACTGCTCACTGGTCTGCGACGTCAACGACAAGGGCGAGATGGCGCGCGGCGAGGAGTTCATGCACCGCCTGGTCGAACGCGCCCAGGCGATGGACGGCACCTGCACCGGCGAGCACGGCATCGGCCAGGGCAAGCAGAAATATCTGAAGGCCGAGCTCGGGGTGGAGGCGCTCGACGCGATGCGGGCGCTGAAGCAGGCGCTCGATCCGCAGAACATCTTCAATCCCGGCAAGATCGTTCCTGCCGTATAA
- a CDS encoding SulP family inorganic anion transporter, with the protein MAQTAAPRANWPIFRSLRAFRPSDLPGDLIAGLTLAAIAIPEQMATARLGGFSPQIGFFAFMAGSLGFAMLGANRFLSCGADSTITPIFAAGLALMATAGTPDYQSLAMALALMVGAIMIAGGLFKLGWIANLLSTPVTVGFLAGISVHILVSQLPGVLGLTTPDGPTLYKLGVLTEKIGQTNIYTLAIGLGVLALVAGSEKISARIPGALIGLVVATIAVIAGHLESKGVKVVGIVPGSLPKPSLPDIAPERWIKLLSLAILIAIVVMVQTAATTRSFLSDPDKPADVDRDFLGAGAGSLLAGLFGAFPVNASPPRTGIVSETGGRTQLAGLFAAAIVLALLAFGATLLQHVPDAALGGVLLFVALRIIRVKQIVAIYRQSFYEFLLVVATAAAIIVLPIEQGVAVGIALSLLHGIWTTTRGQLVEFVHVPGTTIWWPAGPHVTDERKPGIAVVGLQAPLSFLNAEGFHSGVLKTIGHATPKPRLLVIEASGMVEIDFTAAQALRDLFRECRDDGVTAAVARLESARAQDAFERFDLYEVLQRDHVFHSVDEAVRALGGKS; encoded by the coding sequence ATGGCCCAAACCGCTGCGCCACGCGCCAACTGGCCGATCTTCCGTTCGCTCAGGGCGTTCCGGCCGAGCGACTTGCCGGGCGACCTGATCGCCGGGCTGACGCTCGCCGCGATCGCGATCCCCGAGCAGATGGCGACCGCCCGGCTCGGCGGCTTCTCGCCGCAGATCGGCTTCTTCGCCTTCATGGCCGGCTCGCTCGGCTTTGCGATGCTCGGCGCCAACCGCTTCCTGTCCTGCGGCGCCGATTCCACGATCACGCCGATCTTCGCGGCCGGCCTGGCGCTGATGGCGACCGCCGGTACACCCGACTATCAGTCGCTGGCGATGGCGTTGGCGCTGATGGTCGGCGCGATCATGATCGCCGGCGGCCTGTTCAAGCTCGGCTGGATCGCCAATCTGCTGTCGACGCCGGTGACGGTCGGCTTCCTCGCCGGCATTTCCGTCCACATCCTGGTCTCGCAGCTGCCCGGCGTGCTCGGCCTGACCACGCCGGACGGGCCGACGCTCTACAAGCTCGGCGTTCTCACCGAGAAGATCGGCCAGACCAATATCTACACCCTGGCGATCGGCCTCGGCGTGCTGGCGCTGGTCGCCGGATCGGAGAAGATCAGCGCGCGGATTCCGGGCGCGCTGATCGGCCTCGTCGTCGCCACCATCGCCGTGATCGCCGGCCATCTCGAAAGCAAGGGCGTCAAGGTGGTCGGCATCGTGCCCGGGTCGCTGCCGAAGCCGTCGCTTCCGGACATTGCGCCGGAGCGATGGATCAAATTGCTGTCGCTGGCGATCCTGATCGCCATCGTCGTCATGGTGCAGACCGCGGCGACGACGCGCTCGTTTCTCTCGGATCCGGACAAGCCGGCCGACGTCGATCGCGACTTCCTCGGCGCCGGTGCCGGCAGCCTGCTCGCCGGCCTGTTCGGCGCCTTCCCCGTCAATGCCAGCCCGCCGCGCACCGGCATCGTGTCGGAGACCGGCGGCCGCACGCAACTCGCCGGGCTGTTCGCCGCGGCCATCGTGCTCGCGCTGCTGGCGTTCGGCGCGACGCTGCTGCAGCACGTGCCCGATGCGGCACTCGGCGGCGTGCTGCTGTTCGTGGCGCTGCGCATCATCCGCGTGAAGCAGATCGTCGCGATCTACCGCCAGTCGTTCTACGAATTCCTGCTGGTGGTGGCGACGGCGGCTGCGATCATCGTGCTGCCGATCGAGCAAGGCGTCGCGGTCGGCATCGCGCTGTCGCTGCTGCACGGCATCTGGACCACGACGCGCGGCCAGCTGGTGGAATTCGTCCACGTGCCCGGCACCACGATCTGGTGGCCGGCGGGCCCGCACGTCACCGATGAGCGCAAGCCCGGCATTGCCGTGGTCGGCCTGCAGGCGCCGTTGTCGTTCCTCAACGCGGAAGGTTTTCATAGCGGCGTGCTCAAGACCATCGGCCACGCAACGCCCAAGCCGCGGCTGCTGGTGATCGAGGCCAGCGGCATGGTCGAGATCGATTTCACGGCGGCGCAGGCGCTGCGCGATTTGTTTCGCGAATGCCGCGATGACGGCGTGACGGCGGCGGTGGCGCGGCTCGAATCCGCCCGCGCCCAGGACGCATTCGAGCGCTTCGATCTCTACGAGGTGCTGCAGCGGGACCATGTCTTCCACAGCGTCGACGAAGCGGTGCGGGCGCTGGGCGGAAAGAGCTAG
- a CDS encoding cytochrome c biogenesis CcdA family protein, whose protein sequence is MHDVTIPAALIAGLVSFLSPCVLPLVPPYLIYLTGATIEQVNQDGATAASKRAVMTAALMFVLGFSTVFVALGASASIVGGLVRAWSAELSILAGIVIIIMGLHFLGVTRIGLLMREGRLTAPKPVGLWGAYVMGLAFAFGWTPCIGPILAAILSIAAAEATVTKGAGLLAVYSAGLGIPFLLAAFMVKQFSSVFARMKRHLDTVERVMGVLMVITGIGFLTGAVSGVSVWLLETFPALQNIG, encoded by the coding sequence ATGCACGACGTCACGATCCCGGCCGCCTTGATCGCCGGTCTAGTCAGCTTCCTGTCGCCCTGCGTGCTGCCGCTAGTGCCGCCCTATCTGATCTATTTGACCGGCGCGACTATCGAGCAGGTCAACCAGGACGGCGCCACGGCGGCCTCCAAGCGCGCGGTGATGACGGCGGCGCTGATGTTCGTGCTCGGCTTCTCGACCGTGTTCGTCGCGCTCGGTGCCAGCGCGTCCATCGTCGGCGGCCTGGTGCGCGCCTGGTCGGCCGAGCTCTCGATCCTGGCCGGCATCGTCATCATCATCATGGGCCTGCACTTCCTCGGCGTGACCCGGATCGGCCTGCTGATGCGCGAGGGACGGCTGACCGCGCCCAAGCCGGTCGGGCTGTGGGGCGCCTATGTCATGGGGCTGGCGTTCGCGTTCGGCTGGACGCCCTGCATCGGCCCGATCCTGGCCGCGATCCTCTCGATTGCGGCCGCGGAGGCGACGGTGACAAAGGGCGCCGGCCTGCTCGCGGTGTATTCCGCCGGGCTCGGCATCCCCTTCCTGCTCGCGGCCTTCATGGTCAAGCAGTTCTCCTCGGTGTTCGCGCGGATGAAGCGCCATCTCGACACCGTCGAGCGCGTGATGGGCGTGCTGATGGTGATCACCGGCATCGGCTTCCTGACCGGCGCGGTGTCCGGTGTCAGCGTCTGGTTGCTGGAGACCTTCCCGGCGCTGCAAAACATCGGCTAA
- a CDS encoding FadR/GntR family transcriptional regulator, whose amino-acid sequence MFQTSNALRRSVHSQVTDRVGGSIVRGEIGVGETLPPEMQICEMMDVSRTVVREAIRTLTGKGLIESRPKSGTRVRPPEQWNQLDPDVLRWHLETAEIDRYLAKLFQLRSAVEPAAAALAAIHAGEDDIARIRAGCDGMDAARTNEDFVAADIMFHQAIYFATRNEFFWPIAQMFEITLRQSFTIAAPGSHRPRALIEHRAVLDAIVAGDAEAAREATVVLLTHSADDLVRIRGREFETPPGRPARKR is encoded by the coding sequence ATGTTCCAGACATCCAACGCGTTGCGCCGGAGCGTGCACAGCCAGGTCACCGACCGGGTCGGCGGCAGCATCGTGCGCGGCGAGATCGGCGTCGGCGAGACGCTGCCGCCGGAAATGCAGATCTGCGAGATGATGGATGTCAGCCGCACCGTGGTGCGCGAGGCGATCCGCACGTTGACCGGCAAGGGCCTGATCGAGTCGCGACCGAAGAGCGGCACGCGGGTGCGGCCGCCCGAGCAATGGAATCAGCTCGACCCTGACGTGCTGCGCTGGCATCTCGAGACCGCGGAGATCGATCGCTATCTGGCCAAGCTGTTCCAGTTGCGATCTGCGGTCGAGCCCGCAGCCGCGGCGCTGGCGGCGATCCATGCCGGGGAGGACGACATCGCCCGCATCCGCGCCGGCTGCGACGGCATGGACGCGGCACGGACCAACGAGGACTTCGTCGCCGCCGACATCATGTTCCATCAGGCGATCTATTTCGCGACCCGCAACGAGTTCTTCTGGCCGATCGCGCAGATGTTCGAGATCACCTTGCGTCAGAGTTTCACCATCGCCGCCCCCGGCTCGCACCGCCCGCGCGCGCTGATCGAGCACCGCGCGGTGCTGGACGCAATCGTCGCCGGAGATGCCGAGGCTGCGCGCGAGGCGACGGTGGTGCTACTGACGCATTCCGCCGACGATCTGGTGCGCATTCGCGGCCGGGAGTTCGAGACGCCGCCAGGCAGGCCCGCGCGCAAGCGGTGA
- a CDS encoding TRAP transporter substrate-binding protein, giving the protein MISKHVNRRIVLRSSAAAAAWLAAAPAIIGRAEAATVKMRCSSSLPNDPKYANGRVYYDNLVKSLKANGLGEQIEVTFFPDNQLGQEIDVINSVKLGVIDLMISGSSISANLVPLVGTFDLGYLFTSFQQQTKAFDAGAAKPIEDALLKGGSIRIIAWAYNFGARSVLAKKPVKTPEDLAGLKIRTLPNPIITECLRLMGAAATPLAFGEIYTALQAGVLDGLEHDPPTILASKFYETAKHYALTQHIFSPLAVYFSDTTFNRMAPKLREGFLDAAKQAATDTRAHGLAVEKEALATLVEKGVTVVECDKEAFRKRVLPQTDNFIKARPEAKAVVDLIRATQA; this is encoded by the coding sequence ATGATCTCGAAGCATGTGAACCGCCGCATCGTGTTGCGGTCGTCGGCCGCTGCTGCCGCGTGGCTCGCCGCCGCGCCCGCCATCATCGGCCGCGCAGAGGCTGCGACCGTGAAGATGCGCTGCTCGTCGTCGCTCCCGAACGATCCCAAATATGCCAACGGCCGCGTCTACTACGACAATTTGGTCAAGAGCTTGAAGGCGAACGGCCTCGGCGAGCAGATCGAGGTCACCTTCTTTCCCGACAACCAGCTCGGCCAGGAGATCGACGTCATCAACTCGGTGAAACTCGGGGTGATCGACCTGATGATTTCGGGCTCGTCGATCTCGGCGAACCTGGTGCCGCTGGTCGGGACGTTCGATCTCGGCTACCTCTTCACCAGCTTCCAGCAGCAGACCAAGGCGTTCGATGCCGGCGCGGCGAAGCCGATCGAGGATGCGCTGCTCAAGGGCGGCAGCATCCGCATCATCGCCTGGGCCTATAATTTCGGCGCCCGCAGTGTGCTGGCCAAGAAACCGGTGAAGACGCCGGAAGATCTCGCCGGATTGAAGATCCGCACGCTGCCCAACCCGATCATCACCGAATGTCTGCGGCTGATGGGCGCCGCGGCCACGCCGCTGGCGTTCGGCGAGATCTACACGGCGCTGCAGGCCGGCGTGCTCGATGGCCTCGAGCACGATCCGCCGACCATCCTGGCGAGCAAGTTCTACGAGACGGCGAAGCACTACGCGCTGACCCAGCATATCTTCTCGCCGCTCGCGGTCTATTTCAGCGACACCACGTTCAACCGCATGGCCCCGAAGTTGCGCGAAGGTTTTCTTGACGCGGCGAAGCAGGCCGCGACCGACACCCGCGCGCACGGCCTTGCGGTGGAGAAGGAGGCGCTGGCGACCCTGGTGGAGAAGGGCGTCACGGTGGTCGAATGCGACAAGGAGGCGTTCCGCAAGCGCGTGTTGCCGCAGACCGACAATTTCATCAAGGCGCGGCCCGAGGCGAAGGCCGTCGTCGACCTGATCCGCGCCACCCAGGCCTGA
- a CDS encoding TRAP transporter large permease subunit has translation MSVAAVATRSSTDRITAPLLAISDAIAAILLAADLVVVCVSVLARFLFNAPVEWSDDVARGLMVGSSFFGAASALARSENLGVAFFVDMLPPGVRRVVDAVGALLVTIIAGYVAFNAVKMGWLTTGQTSGSGLPLEWTFYPMGVGAAFMTIFAFETLCGRPLRDMAAGVVATAIIVGLYLAWDALAPSSVPSSQTFMLIGFFLTLFGGLPIGFALALAALIFIWVEGTLPGVIFAQQMARGIDNFVLLAIPFFILVGYLMEANGMSVRLIELLQRAVGRMRGGLNVVMVMSMVLFSGISGSKMADVAAVGSVLIPAARRSRQNPGGAVALLAASAVMAETIPPCINLIILGFVANLSIGGLFVAGMLPAALMALALIAVSIIFGKRPATNVEAEPRAAVSGLWTGAIASFGLIFMIFFGFKSGFATATEISAFAAVYAIAVGSFLFRELGVRSLAHCFVQSAVRSGLVLFIVAAAQSLAFILTLQQVPHAVGELMLAISGSHGVWLFMLLSILVLVVMGSVLEGAAALIIFGPLLLPVAVKLGIDPLHFGVVLVIAMGLGLFAPPLGLGLYGACLIGNVPIEQTIKPISGYLGLLLLCLLVIAFVPAISTALPHALGY, from the coding sequence ATGTCAGTCGCCGCAGTCGCGACGAGAAGCAGCACTGATCGGATCACGGCGCCGCTGCTCGCCATCAGTGACGCGATCGCCGCGATCCTGCTCGCCGCCGATCTCGTGGTGGTCTGCGTTTCGGTGCTGGCCCGCTTCCTGTTCAACGCGCCGGTCGAGTGGTCCGATGACGTTGCTCGCGGCCTGATGGTCGGGTCGAGCTTCTTCGGCGCGGCGAGCGCGCTCGCGCGCAGCGAGAACCTCGGCGTCGCCTTCTTCGTCGACATGCTGCCGCCGGGCGTGCGGCGCGTCGTCGACGCGGTCGGCGCGCTGCTCGTCACCATCATTGCGGGCTATGTCGCCTTCAACGCCGTCAAGATGGGCTGGCTGACCACCGGCCAGACCTCCGGCTCCGGCCTGCCGCTGGAATGGACGTTCTATCCGATGGGCGTCGGCGCTGCGTTCATGACGATCTTCGCGTTCGAGACGCTCTGCGGCCGGCCGCTGCGCGACATGGCGGCAGGCGTCGTCGCGACCGCAATCATCGTCGGTCTCTATCTGGCCTGGGATGCGCTCGCACCATCGTCCGTGCCGTCCTCGCAGACGTTCATGCTGATCGGCTTCTTCCTCACGCTGTTCGGCGGATTGCCGATCGGCTTTGCGCTGGCGCTGGCGGCGCTGATCTTCATCTGGGTCGAGGGCACGCTGCCCGGCGTGATCTTCGCCCAGCAGATGGCGCGCGGCATCGACAATTTCGTGCTGCTGGCGATCCCGTTCTTCATCCTGGTCGGCTATCTGATGGAAGCCAACGGCATGTCGGTGCGGCTGATCGAGCTGTTGCAGCGCGCGGTCGGGCGGATGCGCGGCGGCCTCAACGTCGTGATGGTGATGTCGATGGTGCTGTTCTCCGGCATCTCCGGCTCCAAGATGGCCGACGTCGCCGCGGTCGGCTCGGTGCTGATCCCGGCGGCGCGCCGCTCGCGGCAGAACCCGGGCGGTGCGGTCGCGCTGCTCGCGGCCTCCGCGGTGATGGCGGAAACCATTCCGCCCTGCATCAACCTGATCATCCTCGGCTTCGTCGCCAATCTGTCGATCGGCGGACTGTTCGTCGCCGGCATGCTGCCCGCCGCGCTGATGGCGCTGGCGCTGATCGCGGTGTCGATCATCTTCGGCAAGCGTCCGGCCACGAATGTGGAAGCCGAGCCGCGCGCCGCGGTTTCGGGCCTGTGGACCGGCGCGATCGCCTCGTTCGGGCTGATCTTCATGATCTTCTTCGGCTTCAAGAGCGGCTTTGCCACCGCGACCGAGATCTCCGCCTTTGCCGCGGTCTACGCCATTGCCGTCGGCAGCTTCTTGTTCCGCGAGCTCGGCGTGAGGAGCCTCGCGCACTGCTTCGTGCAATCGGCGGTTCGTTCGGGGCTGGTGCTGTTCATCGTTGCTGCCGCGCAGTCGCTGGCCTTCATCCTGACCCTGCAGCAGGTGCCGCACGCGGTCGGCGAGCTCATGCTGGCGATCTCGGGCAGCCATGGCGTCTGGCTGTTCATGCTGCTGTCGATCCTGGTGCTGGTGGTGATGGGCTCGGTGCTGGAAGGCGCCGCGGCGCTGATCATCTTCGGCCCGCTGCTGCTGCCGGTCGCGGTCAAGCTCGGCATCGATCCCCTGCATTTCGGCGTCGTGCTCGTGATCGCGATGGGACTCGGGCTGTTTGCGCCACCCCTTGGCCTTGGCCTCTATGGCGCCTGCCTGATCGGCAATGTGCCGATCGAGCAGACCATCAAGCCGATCTCAGGCTATCTCGGCCTGCTGTTGCTGTGCCTGCTGGTGATTGCCTTCGTGCCCGCCATCAGCACGGCCTTGCCGCATGCGCTCGGCTATTAG